In Helianthus annuus cultivar XRQ/B chromosome 8, HanXRQr2.0-SUNRISE, whole genome shotgun sequence, a single genomic region encodes these proteins:
- the LOC110896823 gene encoding citrate-binding protein: MVCFLINDAHIDPTYGFVEVMLNETNFKYQKPYDTPLEQRYSYEKGTHRFWVYADDKPHYLGSKTQPRTEIHILPDYTSGIWQFEGLAFVPNGTSGATIVQIHGAAHGSTTIILRIYDGDMRYYSTPVIATCLYDKWFKVNLIHDVDGGKVTVFIDNQERYKTHDRGPGMLYFKFGVYAAPRNISYYMESRWKAIKIYKKL, encoded by the exons ATGGTGTGTTTCTTGATCAATGATGCACACATTGATCCCACTTATGGTTTTGTTGAGGTCATGCTAAATGAAACCAACTTCAAATATCAGAAGCCTTACGATACACCACTTGAACAACGTTACAGTTACGAAAAGGGGACTCATCGCTTTTGGGTCTATGCGGATGATAAGCCACACTATCTCGGTAGCAAGACACAACCACGCACCGAAATTCACATACTT CCTGACTACACTTCAGGAATATGGCAGTTTGAAGGGCTGGCCTTCGTCCCAAACGGAACTAGCGGTGCAACCATAGTTCAAATCCATGGCGCGGCCCATGGTAGCACAACAATAATATTGAGGATTTACGATGGAGATATGAGGTATTATAGTACGCCGGTGATAGCTACTTGTTTATACGATAAATGGTTTAAAGTTAATCTTATACACGACGTTGATGGAGGCAAAGTAACAGTTTTCATTGATAATCAAGAGAGATACAAAACGCATGATCGAGGTCCTGGTATGTTGTATTTCAAATTTGGAGTCTATGCTGCACCAAGAAATATCAGCTATTATATGGAATCGAGGTGGAAAGcgatcaaaatttataaaaaactTTAG